In a single window of the Streptomyces sp. NBC_00094 genome:
- the glgP gene encoding alpha-glucan family phosphorylase has product MKAIRRFTVRPVLPDTLRPLADLAHNLRWSWHEPTRALFASLAPEGRTGADPVRVLGALEAPRLAALAADSGFLARLAAAAEDLDTYLHAPRWYQGRSGENPAALAYFSPEFGVAAALPQYSGGLGILAGDHLKSASDLGVPLIGVGLLYRHGYFRQSLARDGWQQEQYPVLDPGELPVTLLREADGAPARITLALPGGRSLHAHIWIARVGRVPLLMLDSDVEENAPGERSVTDRLYGGGSEHRLLQEMLLGIGGVRAVRTYTRLTGTPDPEVFHTNEGHAGLLGLERIRELQDEGLDFDSALETVRAGAVFTTHTPVPAGIDRFDRSLVARHLGEDGALPGVDTGRVLALGDETPLGGEPGVFNMAAMGLRLAQRANGVSTLHGAVSRAMFAGLWPGFDADEVPITSITNGVHAPTWVAPEVGRLGQDPADRELWELRRTLRERLVTDVRERLRASWRQRGAAAAELGWTDSVLDPDVLTIGFARRVPSYKRLTLMLRDKDRLRALLLHPERPVQLVVAGKAHPADDGGKRLVQELVRFADDPRVRHRIVFLPDYGMEMARDLYPGCDVWLNNPLRPLEACGTSGMKAALNGCLNLSVLDGWWDEWFEPDFGWAIPTADGAAAADEERRDDLEAAALYELIERRVAPRFYDRGPDGVPAGWTAMVRRTLADLGPKVLADRMVREYVERLYVPAGAARRALTPDRARELAAWKARVREAWPKVSVDHVEIGDDLAETDAELGATPVVRVGVSLGGLSPDDVEVQAVTGRVGTDDTLVDTRTATLKPAGGPDLEGRQPYAGTLELDRTGPFGCTVRVLPAHPLLAHPAELGLVALPEETTGEGAGVLLR; this is encoded by the coding sequence GTGAAGGCAATCCGTCGATTCACCGTGCGTCCCGTCCTCCCCGACACCCTTCGACCCCTCGCCGACCTCGCGCACAACCTGCGCTGGTCCTGGCACGAGCCCACCCGCGCGCTCTTCGCGTCCCTCGCCCCCGAGGGGCGGACCGGCGCCGATCCCGTCCGGGTCCTCGGCGCCCTCGAAGCGCCCCGGCTCGCCGCGCTCGCCGCCGACTCCGGCTTCCTCGCCCGGCTGGCGGCCGCCGCCGAGGACCTCGACACCTATCTCCACGCCCCCCGCTGGTACCAGGGCCGGTCCGGCGAGAACCCCGCCGCCCTCGCCTACTTCTCGCCCGAGTTCGGCGTCGCCGCCGCCCTGCCCCAGTACTCCGGCGGCCTCGGCATCCTCGCCGGAGACCACCTCAAGTCCGCCAGCGACCTCGGCGTCCCCCTGATCGGCGTCGGCCTGCTCTACCGTCACGGCTACTTCCGGCAGTCCCTCGCCCGCGACGGCTGGCAGCAGGAGCAGTACCCCGTCCTCGACCCCGGCGAGCTGCCGGTGACCCTGCTCCGCGAGGCCGACGGCGCCCCCGCCCGGATCACCCTCGCCCTGCCCGGCGGGCGCAGCCTGCACGCCCACATCTGGATCGCCCGGGTCGGTCGCGTCCCCCTCCTCATGCTCGACTCCGACGTCGAGGAGAACGCCCCCGGCGAACGGAGCGTCACCGACCGGCTGTACGGCGGTGGCAGCGAGCACCGGCTCCTCCAGGAGATGCTCCTCGGCATCGGCGGCGTCCGCGCCGTCCGCACGTACACCCGGCTCACCGGCACCCCCGACCCCGAGGTCTTCCACACCAACGAGGGCCACGCCGGACTCCTCGGACTCGAACGCATCCGCGAACTCCAGGACGAGGGGCTCGACTTCGACAGCGCCCTGGAGACCGTCCGGGCCGGCGCCGTCTTCACCACCCACACCCCCGTCCCGGCCGGCATCGACCGCTTCGACCGGAGCCTGGTCGCCCGCCACCTCGGCGAGGACGGCGCCCTCCCCGGTGTCGACACCGGCCGGGTCCTCGCCCTCGGCGACGAGACCCCGCTCGGCGGCGAACCCGGCGTCTTCAACATGGCCGCCATGGGCCTGCGTCTCGCCCAGCGCGCGAACGGCGTCTCCACGCTCCACGGCGCCGTCAGCCGGGCCATGTTCGCCGGGCTCTGGCCGGGCTTCGACGCCGACGAGGTGCCGATCACCTCCATCACGAACGGCGTGCACGCCCCCACCTGGGTCGCCCCCGAGGTCGGCCGGCTCGGCCAGGACCCCGCCGACCGGGAGCTGTGGGAGCTGCGCCGCACCCTGCGCGAACGGCTCGTGACCGACGTACGGGAACGGCTCCGGGCGTCCTGGCGGCAGCGCGGTGCGGCCGCAGCCGAGCTCGGCTGGACCGACTCCGTCCTCGACCCCGACGTCCTCACCATCGGCTTCGCCCGCCGGGTCCCCTCGTACAAGCGGCTGACGCTCATGCTGCGTGACAAGGACCGGCTGCGGGCGTTGCTGCTCCACCCCGAGCGGCCCGTGCAGCTGGTCGTCGCCGGAAAGGCGCACCCCGCCGACGACGGCGGGAAGCGGCTCGTGCAGGAGCTGGTCCGCTTCGCCGACGACCCCCGGGTCCGGCACCGGATCGTCTTCCTGCCCGACTACGGCATGGAGATGGCCCGGGACCTGTACCCCGGCTGCGACGTCTGGCTCAACAACCCGCTCCGCCCCCTGGAGGCCTGCGGCACCAGCGGGATGAAGGCCGCCCTCAACGGCTGTCTCAACCTCTCCGTCCTCGACGGCTGGTGGGACGAGTGGTTCGAGCCCGACTTCGGCTGGGCCATCCCGACCGCCGACGGCGCGGCCGCCGCCGACGAGGAGCGCCGCGACGACCTGGAGGCCGCCGCCCTCTACGAGCTGATCGAGCGCCGCGTCGCGCCCCGCTTCTACGACCGGGGCCCTGACGGGGTGCCGGCCGGCTGGACGGCGATGGTCCGGCGCACCCTCGCCGACCTCGGCCCGAAGGTCCTGGCCGACCGGATGGTCCGCGAGTACGTCGAGCGGCTCTACGTCCCCGCCGGCGCGGCCCGCCGGGCGCTCACCCCGGACCGGGCGAGGGAGCTCGCGGCCTGGAAGGCCCGGGTCCGGGAGGCGTGGCCCAAGGTGTCCGTCGACCACGTGGAGATCGGCGACGACCTCGCGGAGACGGACGCCGAACTCGGTGCGACGCCCGTCGTCCGGGTCGGGGTCTCCCTCGGCGGGCTGAGCCCCGACGACGTCGAGGTCCAGGCGGTCACCGGCCGGGTCGGCACCGACGACACCCTCGTGGACACCCGTACCGCCACGCTGAAGCCGGCGGGCGGCCCGGACCTGGAGGGCCGGCAGCCCTACGCGGGCACCCTGGAGCTCGACCGCACCGGCCCCTTCGGCTGCACGGTCCGCGTCCTGCCCGCCCACCCGCTCCTCGCCCACCCGGCGGAACTGGGCCTGGTGGCGCTGCCGGAGGAGACGACGGGGGAGGGAGCGGGAGTCCTGCTGCGGTAG
- a CDS encoding histidine kinase, with amino-acid sequence MRERLFDLGLWLLLCVPVLLRSDPNDGGSWPQVAVGVVVLGGCVAISRKWPPAPIAVTVALSLAATLELFTPSYSLALVAFGYLAGRRQEHTRGALWLFGAVAAVGLLLTRITSTSLGQWFTLLLALALAVVAPWLIGRYVRQYDRLVHSGWELADRMEREQAAVADRERLRERSRIAGDMHDSLGHDLALIAVRAGVLEVDPALGPAQQHAAGELRRAAADATARLRDVIGVLRQPDEDPAPTAPGGAPVEELVARARASGLAVTLTVTGEGHEPDGMAGWALHRVVQEALTNAAKHAPGGGVDVRVEAGPERVTVDVVSAPGSAGPPPASGGTGLVGLDERVRLAGGSLTHGPTPDGGFAVRATLPRRAPAGSPTASPTGIPTASPTGIPTASATGPVAASPTAYASPTAPTSARELDRARREVRKGLAQAIWIPLALLAALGLLMAGVALWTQHQSYLEPDDYDRMRTGQSLTDITDAEDLPDHPLDGPPKGAPAEPPGMDECRYYRSTLLAAVPVYRLCFVDGHLADKAEVP; translated from the coding sequence ATGCGTGAGCGGCTCTTCGACCTGGGGCTGTGGCTGCTGCTGTGCGTCCCGGTCCTGCTGCGGTCGGACCCCAACGACGGCGGGAGCTGGCCGCAGGTCGCCGTCGGCGTCGTGGTGCTCGGCGGCTGCGTCGCGATCAGCCGGAAGTGGCCGCCGGCGCCGATCGCGGTGACGGTCGCGCTGAGCCTGGCCGCCACCCTGGAGCTGTTCACGCCCTCGTACAGCCTGGCGCTCGTCGCCTTCGGCTATCTCGCCGGGCGCCGCCAGGAGCACACCCGGGGCGCGCTCTGGCTGTTCGGCGCGGTGGCCGCCGTCGGGCTGCTCCTCACCCGGATCACCAGCACCTCGCTCGGCCAGTGGTTCACGCTGCTGCTCGCGCTGGCGCTCGCCGTCGTCGCGCCCTGGCTGATCGGCCGTTACGTCCGCCAGTACGACCGTCTCGTGCACAGCGGCTGGGAACTCGCCGACCGGATGGAGCGGGAGCAGGCGGCCGTCGCCGACCGGGAGCGGCTGCGGGAACGGTCCCGTATCGCGGGCGACATGCACGACTCCCTCGGCCACGACCTGGCCCTGATCGCCGTACGGGCCGGCGTCCTGGAGGTCGACCCGGCCCTCGGCCCCGCCCAGCAGCACGCGGCCGGCGAGCTGCGCCGCGCGGCGGCCGACGCGACGGCCCGTCTCCGGGACGTCATCGGCGTCCTGCGGCAGCCCGACGAGGACCCGGCGCCCACGGCCCCCGGCGGCGCACCGGTCGAGGAGCTCGTCGCCCGGGCCCGCGCCTCCGGCCTCGCGGTCACCCTGACGGTCACCGGGGAGGGGCACGAGCCGGACGGGATGGCCGGGTGGGCGCTGCACCGGGTGGTCCAGGAGGCACTCACCAACGCGGCGAAGCACGCGCCGGGCGGCGGCGTGGACGTCCGGGTCGAGGCGGGTCCCGAGCGCGTCACCGTGGACGTCGTGAGCGCCCCCGGCTCGGCCGGGCCACCGCCGGCCTCGGGCGGCACGGGTCTGGTCGGCCTCGACGAGCGGGTGCGGCTCGCGGGCGGCTCCCTGACCCACGGGCCCACGCCCGATGGGGGCTTCGCGGTCCGGGCGACCCTGCCGCGCCGGGCACCGGCCGGCAGCCCGACGGCCTCCCCCACCGGCATCCCGACGGCCTCCCCGACCGGCATCCCGACGGCTTCCGCGACCGGGCCGGTGGCGGCCTCCCCCACCGCGTACGCCTCCCCGACCGCGCCGACCTCGGCCCGGGAGCTGGACCGGGCCCGCCGCGAGGTCCGCAAGGGCCTCGCACAGGCGATCTGGATCCCGCTCGCCCTGCTCGCCGCGCTCGGCCTGCTCATGGCCGGGGTCGCGCTCTGGACCCAGCACCAGTCGTACCTGGAGCCGGACGACTACGACCGGATGCGGACCGGTCAGTCGCTCACCGACATCACCGACGCCGAGGACCTGCCCGACCACCCGCTGGACGGCCCGCCGAAGGGGGCTCCGGCGGAGCCGCCCGGCATGGACGAGTGCCGGTACTACCGCTCCACGCTGCTCGCCGCGGTCCCGGTGTACCGGCTGTGCTTCGTCGACGGGCACCTCGCCGACAAGGCCGAGGTGCCGTAG